Within Streptomyces antibioticus, the genomic segment GTGGGTGCGCCAGGCGGTGCTGCCCCGCCCGGTCCCCCAGCCCTCCAGCTTGTTGCGGAAGCCCTTGGTGGACGTCGAGTCCCAGGGCGAGACGTCGTAGACCGGGTCGCTGAGCGCCCATTCCACGTCGCTCTTGAGCGGCAGCTCGATCGGGGCGGCGGCGCGGCCGAGGTCCCGGGTGAGGAAGCGGCCGTCGGTGATGTTCTCCTTCAGGGTCCAGTTGCCGGTGGAGTAGGCGAAGGGGCCGGTCGTCACCTGGCGGTCGGAGGCGCGTCCGTTGCCGCCGAGGAGGTCCTTCGTCCAAGGCGCGGCGGTCTTCGAGCGGGCGCGGGTCCAGTCCCAGTACGGCACGGTCACCGAGGAGTCGACGCGGCGCAGCGCGTTCTCCAGGTCCAGCAGGAACCGGCGGTGCCAGGGCAGGAAGGAGGGCGCCATGTGGGCCGTCCGCAGGCCGCCCTCGCCGTCGGACACGTAGTAGTTGATGTGCATGCGCACGAACTCGTCGTAGACGCCCCGGCGTTTGATCTCCAGGAGCGCGTTGACGAAGCGGCGCCGCTCGGTGGCGGTGAGGGTGGTGACGTCCTTACGCGTGTAGACCACGGTGTCCTCCCTGGTGCGTGCCGCCGTGGCCGTGCGCGGTGTCGCGCAGTTGCTCGCCGGGGCCCAGCTCGTCGACGGCGGCGCGGGCCGCCTCCAGGGGGGTGGGGTACGAGCGGTAGTGGTCGACCATGCTCAGCCAGGTGCCGTCGGCGCGGCGCATCAGGTGCAGCGGGCGGCCGTCGACCGTGACCTGCCAGCGGGGGTCGGCGGCGACCGCGCGGTCGCCGGGGGCGGGGCCGGCGAGGACGCCCTGGATGCGGCGGCCGCGGTACATCTCGTCGAACCGGGTGCCGGGGCCGCCGGGTGCGCCGCCCGCGCCCTCCGGACCGTCCTGGCCGTTCCCGGGGTCGGTGGGCCAGGCGGCGGCGACCACCGGGGTGAGTGCGAGGGCGGCGGCGGGGGCGAGCATCCCGCGCAGCAGGTCCCGCCTGCTCCTGGGTCTCGACGGTCCCGCCGTCACCGCGGGTGCGGGTACGCCGTCGGCGCTTGCGGCCATGGGTGTGCTCCTCTTCCGGTGCGGATGTCCGTACCGGTAACCGCCGAGCACCCCGCCGGGTCACCACGAGGCCCCCGAACGGCCCGCCGGGCCCTCCCGCGCGGCGCGGTGCTACCGCCCCTGTCCGGTGCCGAGGTTCGCGCCGGGGACCGCCTGGAGGACCGGGGTGATCACACCGGCCTGGGGGAGCTTCGGGGCCGGGAGGCCGAAGTTGCCGGGGTCGGGGGCGGTGAGCGGGGCGTCCAGGGCCAGGCCGGGGCCGAGGGTGCGCAGGTCCGAGGCGGGTGCGGACAGGTCGACGTGGTCGGCGTCGCCGCCGAGGATCTCGGGCAGGGGCGCGCGCAGACCGAGGCCGGGCAGTCCGGCGCCGAGAGGGAGCTGCGGGACGGTCTGGTCCGGGAGCAGCCGGCCCTCGACGTACCGGGGGCCCGCGGGGGCGCCGGGGGTCGGCAGCGGGATCTCGCCGCCGACCCGGGGCAGTTCCACGTCGAGGGAGTTCTCGACGCCGTCCAGCGGGAGGGGGACGGGGACCGTGCCGACCGCGGCGGCGGGGGTCGCGGCGGCGGCACCGGCGGCGGTCGCCAGGCAGGTCAGCACGGCGGCGAGGGTTCCTCGGGTGGTCGGCTTCATCTGGGGTACGGGCCCTTTCGGCAGGGTTCCTCCGGCGCAGTTCCGGAGGGGAGGGCGGTGTGTCGTACCGGGTAACGAGCCGGAAAACGGCTTCAGTTCAAGAATCCCCCGAACGCGGCAATCGTCGGACAAGGGGATGGTCAGCTCGTCCAGAAATCCCACCAGCGCGTCAGGATCAGCATCCCGACGACCCCGATGTGCAGCACCGGCGGCACCCAGGCGAACTCGGCGAGGAACGTCCTGACGGGGGCCGGTGCCGGGAGGAAGCCGTGCCCCACGTCGAAGGCGAGCGTGTACCAGAACAGCAGGATCGTGGCGACCCAGGCCAGACAGCACCACAGACAGAGCGCGTTGATCCGGTACAGCGACTCGAACTGGAGCCAGGAGACGAAGCCGACGCCGAAGAGACAGCCCGCGGTGAAGGTCAGCCAGTACCAGCGCGGGAAGGCGGCACCGGCCAGCAGACCGACGCCGACGCAGACGACGATGCCGTAGGCCACCAGGCCCAGCATCGGGTTGGGGAACCCGAACGCCGAGGCCTGGTCGCTCGTCATGACGCTGCCGCAGGAGACGACGGGGTTCAGGCTGCATCCGGGGGTGAAGCCGGGGTCCTCCAGCAGCTTGAACTTGTCGAGGGTGATGACCCAGGAGGCCAGCAGCCCGGCCGCGCCGGTGAGGACGAGCAGCAGGGCGTAGCCGCGGCCGGCCCCCGCCGTCCTCGTCGTCATGGTCAGCCGCGCAGGCTGCGGGCGGGCAGCACGACGTGGGCCGCCGCGGTGAGGGTCTCCTCGGCGCCCGCGAACGCGGCCAGCGCCTCGGCCTCGACGGGCCGTCCGGGGACGGCCTCGGGCCACGCGCGCGTGGTGAAGACGAGGTAGGCGTAGCCGCGTTCGGCGACGGCGTCGAGCCACTCGGGCGGCGGCACGCACTGGGCGTTCAGGTTCGGCATGTTCAGGACGGCCTGGCCGCCCTGGACGAGCAGGGTCACCGGCAGGCTCGGCCGCTCGGTGCCGTCCACGAGGTCGCCGCCGACGGGCAGGCCGTTGTCGGTGAGGAGGCGCTCGACGGCCGCGGCCGTCGTCTCCGCGCCGCCGTCGGCCGCGTCGCCGAGGGAGTAGGCGAGGAGGTAGGGCATGTCGGCGCCGTCGGGAGTCTCGCCGCTCCACGGCATCACGACGAGGGTGCCCAGGTCGGTCACGCGGAAGGGGCGGGTTGCGCTGGGGGTTGAGGTCACCGCGCGACCCTATCGGCGCCCCGGCGGCCCGATCCGCGCCTTCTCACCCGTGCGGAGGACGGCGCGCGGGTGCTCCACACGAACGAGGGACGGGCGTCGAACAGGCCCCGGGGGACGCCGAAGGGCCGGTTCCGTACGGTGCGGAACCGGCCCTTCGGTACGGCGGCGGGCCGCTCGGCCTTCAGCCGCTCCCGCTTCGGCCGCTCAGCCCTGGAGGGGCAGCCCGCCGAGGAGCTGGGGGGCGCTCTGGTTGAGCGCCTTGGTCGCGCCGTTGACGGTGTTGAGCGCGGAACCCTTGCTCTCGGTGTCGAGCGCGTTGGACTGCTGCTGGAGCGGCATCACGTCGGCGGGCTGGAGCTGGGCCGAGGTGAGCGTGTTCACGGCGCCGTTGAGGCTGGTGGGCGTCAGCGCGGCGGTGTCGTGGGCGGCGAACGCGGGCGCGGCGGTGCCGGCGAGGACGACGGAACCGGCAACGGCAGCGGCGGCCTTCAGGGACTTCATCGGGTTCCTTTCTTCGGCGACTCGGCAACTCAAGTCACCACGGGGGCGTCTGACGCCGTGCCTAACGATCCCCGCCGCCCGCGGAAACCCCCGTTCGGCTCCCCGATGCGGGCACAGCGAAACGGCCGCCCCCGGGTCGGGGAGCGGCCGTCGCACCGGAAGGCGTCGTGACGTCAGTCGTTGACGCAGGTGTTGCCGAAGGCGGGGTTCAGCAGGGCGATCACGTTGACCGTGTTGCCGCAGAGGTTGACCGGGACGTGGACCGGGACCTGGATGGCGTTGCCCGACAGCACGCCCGGGGAGTGCTCGGCGACGCCGTTCGCGCCACTGTCGGCGGCGGCGATGCCGGAGGCGCCGGCTACGGCCGCGGCGGCAACGGAGGTCAGGACCAGGCCCTTCGCGATACGGGACATGGAGAGGTGCTCCTTGGGGGGTGTGGCGGGGAGGTGACACGAACATCCGGGCGGTGAAGCCCGGCGCTGTGTCAACGCGTGGCGCCGCCGGGGGTTGTGCCGCCATTTGAGTGATGCGCGGCCGGGCGGGACGTGCCGCCGCGGTGCCGGGCGAAAGGTTCCGCCGCCGGGTCGGCCCCGGGCCGTTCGGGTGGTTCGCGCACCCGCTCGACCGGCCACGGGCGCGGCACGGGCGCCCCGGGCCGGTCCATCCATCTGACGATCCGCTGAACCCACCGGTCAACGGGCCGGGGGCGGGCGGGCGGCGCGTGAACCGGCGTACGCCGACACCCCCGGCCGGCACCGCCGCGTGTTCGATCACGGAGCGGGTTTGCGGCACGGCGGTGACCAGCGGGCCTTTTGGCTCGTTCGCACCGGGACGCGTGGGCCGGGCGCTCTTCGTCGCCGTCGACACACGGACGAAGGAGGCGGAGGCGCACACCCGTCCGCGCCGAGCGTCACCGTGAGCGAGGGAACCGCGCCATGCACCAGCCAGAGCCCTTCGTACCGAGAGTCCTGCACCTCACCCAGCCCGTGGACGGCGGGGTCGCCCGTGTCGTGACGGACCTGGCGCGGGCCCAGCTCGCCGCCGGACTGCGCGTCACCGTGGCCTGCCCCGACAGCGCCCTCACCGGCACGCTGCGCGCCCTGGGCGCGGACGTACGGCGCTGGGAGGCGACCCGGTCCCCCGGTCCCGCCCTGCCCGGCGAGGTGCGGCGGCTCGCCCGGCTGGTCCGCGAGGTCCGGCCGGCGCTGGTGCACGCGCACAGCGCGAAGGCCGGGCTGGCCGGGCGGCTCGCGGTGCGCGGGCGGATCCCGACGGTGTTCCAGCCGCACGCCTGGTCCTTCGAG encodes:
- a CDS encoding DUF5949 family protein, which produces MTSTPSATRPFRVTDLGTLVVMPWSGETPDGADMPYLLAYSLGDAADGGAETTAAAVERLLTDNGLPVGGDLVDGTERPSLPVTLLVQGGQAVLNMPNLNAQCVPPPEWLDAVAERGYAYLVFTTRAWPEAVPGRPVEAEALAAFAGAEETLTAAAHVVLPARSLRG
- a CDS encoding tyrosinase family protein produces the protein MVYTRKDVTTLTATERRRFVNALLEIKRRGVYDEFVRMHINYYVSDGEGGLRTAHMAPSFLPWHRRFLLDLENALRRVDSSVTVPYWDWTRARSKTAAPWTKDLLGGNGRASDRQVTTGPFAYSTGNWTLKENITDGRFLTRDLGRAAAPIELPLKSDVEWALSDPVYDVSPWDSTSTKGFRNKLEGWGTGRGSTAWRTHNRVHRWVGGEMLGGASVNDPVFWLHHAYIDLVWTRWQQRHREHRYLPAEPPGPGSRQHRRVVARKEKLPPWNLTPDQLEDMSGVYRYA
- a CDS encoding tyrosinase family oxidase copper chaperone; the protein is MAASADGVPAPAVTAGPSRPRSRRDLLRGMLAPAAALALTPVVAAAWPTDPGNGQDGPEGAGGAPGGPGTRFDEMYRGRRIQGVLAGPAPGDRAVAADPRWQVTVDGRPLHLMRRADGTWLSMVDHYRSYPTPLEAARAAVDELGPGEQLRDTAHGHGGTHQGGHRGLHA
- a CDS encoding vitamin K epoxide reductase family protein, whose amino-acid sequence is MTTRTAGAGRGYALLLVLTGAAGLLASWVITLDKFKLLEDPGFTPGCSLNPVVSCGSVMTSDQASAFGFPNPMLGLVAYGIVVCVGVGLLAGAAFPRWYWLTFTAGCLFGVGFVSWLQFESLYRINALCLWCCLAWVATILLFWYTLAFDVGHGFLPAPAPVRTFLAEFAWVPPVLHIGVVGMLILTRWWDFWTS
- a CDS encoding chaplin; translated protein: MSRIAKGLVLTSVAAAAVAGASGIAAADSGANGVAEHSPGVLSGNAIQVPVHVPVNLCGNTVNVIALLNPAFGNTCVND